AAATTTGGGGGGGATCTGAGTCAGTGGCAGTATTTCAGCTGACTTGCCGCCTGGTTTCGGTAGAATCACTTTGATGATTCGGTCTCACTCATGTGAGACATGTGTTTTCTCTCGCTGGATCCCGCTTATCCGGAATCGGACTGTATGAGTGCAACAGCAAAGCACTACAAGCGGCTGAGAATGCAGATTGATCTCCAACAAACACTGGAAGCGCCCGCGCTTCCTGACGGTTACCGGTTTGTTCCCTGGCAGCCGTTGGTTCAGGAACGTCATGCTCAGGTTCAGTGGCGCGCGTTTCGGAATGATGTTGACGGCCGATTATTTAACTGTTTGAGCAATCTGGCCGGCTGTCGGCGACTGCTTGGTGAGACTGTCAATCATGCTCAGTTCTTCGTCAGCGGGACATGGCTGGTTAAATTTCAGCCGGAACCGGTCTGGCCTGCAGATGACTGTGCGATGATTCAGGGATTGGTTCGGACCAGCAGAACCGGAGCAATTCAAAATCTGGGAGTGGTTCCCGAGCATCGTGGATTTGGTATCGGCCGTGCTCTGTTGCTTAAAACGCTCCACGCGTACCAAAGCACAGGTGTTCGGACGGCAACTCTTGAAGTGACAGCCAACAATCAGCCGGCCGTACGTCTGTACCTGAAACTTGGTTTTCAGGTTGTTCGTGTGCTGTATCGAACGGCAAAGGCGGGTTCGGTGGTTCGAGGTTCGGAACGACGCCCCTATGAACTGGAGCGTCGAGTTCCGGTTGTTGGCTGAACCCGGGTTTCCGTTAAGTTTGTTCCGGTAAACAGAAATTTGTTTATGCATATGCACTGGTACTGATGGCCGGCCTGTTACTTTTCGCGTCCGATCGACACGTCCCGAGGGTCTTCTGAAAAACTCAGTCGTTCCCGGCGTGCTGCCTCCCTCCATCGCTCATGCCGGACCGGATGCAGTGCAGTTCCTTGGTGCTACCCTCCGAGTCCCTTCCGGAACGCTTCGAGCGGCAACGATTTTCCGGTGAGATACCGGAACTGTTTTTGCATCTGACATGCAAAAATCATTGCGGGATTCACGTAGTGACAACCGCGTTCCTGTGCTTCCTGCGCTATCGCGGACTCAGCCGGATAACTCAACAGATCGACGACAGTAAGTCGTTCGCGCAACAGCGACGGGTTCAGTTCACCTCGACCGGTACCACATTTGATGCTGGCATCGGTCAGTATGACTCCCTCTACCATCAGGCTGTGAATGGCATTCCAGGGAACATGGCGTACACCAGCCTGTTTTGCGGCCCTGGCAGCCGAATTATCGGACGGTGATGCCAGACTAACCGCTGAGTTCATCTCCTGAAACCGACTGGCCATACTCATCGAGAGTGCATCAGCACCGATGATCAGAATCACTCGTCCCTGAGCCCAGTTTTTGCTGTTACGAATACCGGAGGTGGCTGTTTCGATCGAATCGAACAATGTTGCACGCGCCTTCCACCGTCCCTGTTTTTCGGACATGATGTCCATGTAACCATCTTCACCCACGGTCCGATGCTGTTCGTCGACCAGCTGATGCATCTGTTCAGCGAATTCACTGTGGATAATCAGGGCGTGGATTTTTAATATTTCCAGCATCTTGCGCAGTCGATCCGGGCGGCCGGGAATGACGGGCAGACACCGGATCGGCACCTGGAATTCCTTAAAAGCTGCGTTCAGTATACGGGACGTTGTATTCTCCACAATTCCTCGTCCGACGATCCCCACGAATCTGGTCTGACGGGTCACATCCGAACAGCAGTATTCTTCGTTCAGTTGAGCAACGGTGGCTTCTCCGTCACTGGTTGCCATCCCTTGTTCGAGTGCGGCATAGATCCAGGGGGAACCATAGCGACGTGCCAGCAGTGAAAAGGCAAGTCCGCCGGGACCGATGCCTTTGCCGACCACCGGAACATCACGGTTCTGCGTGGCCACCGACAGCAGAGGCCACATGTCGTCAAGTGTTTCAGTCAGCCATGTGAATTTGACAACGTCAGCGTTCGCTTTGAGGCATCGTTGAATCACACTGTTGACGGACGTTCGGTTAAGTGGGCCGTGGAGGTTGGTGTAGTTGATCACTCTTTTTGTCGTGCCGAATCTTGGTATCTGCTCGGCCAGTTCCACGTTCATTTCCACGTATTCCGGTCCTGCAGCGATCGCATTGCGAATCAGGCTGATTCTGTCTTCTTCAGGCCCGACCCAGTGCCCGCCATCCCGTGGTTGCCGACACGACACCAGAATCGGTTTATCGACAATGTCCAGAAGTGCTCCGACGTCTGGTTTTCGTTCAAACTGGTCCAGGCACAATTCGATCAGGTCGCACTGTTTGGAAGCATTGAACAGATCAGCAGCAGCCAGTCGACGTGAAGACGGAGCGACGGAGATACATATCATGTGCAGCGACTCCTGCGGCCGGTTCGACTGTGCTGCAGGTTCCGGTTACGACTGTAGATCGTGTGTGGTTCTGCAGGCGACGTTTTCTTCGGCCTCAAATCTGCCCTGGTGAACAGTATCGGAATGGTCTCTTACGGGACAATGTCCGTCGGACAGAAACCGCCCGACGGACAAACGTTTGCTGTGGGCAGAGGTGGCTGATCCGGCTCGCGCTGCAGGTTTGTGTCTGCACGGGAAAATCGACGGATTCAGGCTAATAGGATCGTGGCCGAACGGTTCCCTGAACCCTGCCCGGCAGACCCATGATTCGCAGGAAACCTTCTGCGTCCGTCTGATCGTAGTCTCCTCCACTTTGTTCCATACTTGCAATGTCTGCATCATACAGGCTGTTGGAAGATGTTCGGCTGCTTGTGCGAATGTTACCTTTGTAAAGTGTGAGTTTCACTTCTCCTGTGACCACTTGCTGTGCTTCCCGGATGAAGGCCATCAGTGCATCCATCTTCGCACCGTACCAAAATCCGTAGTAGACCATTTCCGCCACAACAGGACTCAGCTGATCACGCAGATGTGTCAGGTCGCGGTCCAGAGTGAGTTGTTCGAGTGTCTGGTGTGCGGCATACAAAATTGTCATTCCGGGCGCTTCATACACTCCCCTGCTCTTCATTCCCACGAATCGATTCTCAACCATATCGATTCGTCCAATGCCGTTACGTCCACCGATCGTGTTGAGTTCACTCACCAGTTCAGCGGCGGAAAGTCTGTTTCCGTTGACAGAAATCGGGACCCCGGATTCAAAACCGATGGTCACCGGTTCTTCGTGGTCAGGCGCCTGTTGAGGAGACACTGTCATCCCAAAGTCTACGACTGTTTCACCATCCACAGTCAGGTCTTCCAGGTCTCCTGCTTCATAGCTGATGTGCAGGCAGTTTTCGTCGCTGGAGTACGGCTTGCTTGCTGTCGCTTTAACCGGAATGTTTTTCTCATCGCAGTACTCAAGCATTTCTTTTCGTCCGGGAAACTGGCTGCGAAACTTCTCGTTCCGCCATGGTGCGATCATTTGCACCCTCGGATCCAGCGCTTCTGCGGCCAGCTGGAATCGGCACTGGTCATTGCCCTTTCCGGTGGCGCCGTGGGCGAACGCGGCAGCGTTAACTTCACGGGCTCGCTGAAGACAGGCTTTGGAAATCAACGGACGAGCGATTGACGTGCCCAGCAGATAAATGCTTTCGTATTTTGCCTGCCACTGCAGTACCGGAAACGCGAAGTCGCGACATAACTCTTCGCGGACATCAACAATTTCCGATGTTTTTGCCCCAATATTGAGGGCCTTACTCAGAATCGCGTCGCGATCTTCGCAGGGCTGACCCAGATCGACGTACAGGCAGTGGACTTCATATCCTTCATCCTGAAGCCAGCCGACCAGTACTGATGTGTCCAGACCACCGCTATAGGCGAGAACAACCGAATCTGCCACTGTAAATTCTCCGGTGTTTTGATGTTATCCAGTTGAGTTGAACCGGCAGTGTAACGTTATCCCGGTCCACGCAGACCACCCTGTCGGCTGATAAAGTGAAATCACTCGACCGACACAGCCTAACGGGGGGCGGGTATGCTTCCAGCGTCCGGCGGTGTGAATTCCTGGCATGAAGAATCCCTGTCCGCAGCAGGCAGCGACATCAGCCGGGTTGCAGACCCAGATCATGCCGGCTCAATCGTTCGCATCCGGAATCCGTAATGACATAGTTGTGTTCAAAACGCATTCCCCCCACGCCTTTGATATACAGACCCGGTTCCAGGGTAACGACATCGCCTGGCAGCAGATTATCCGTACTGTGTGGAACGAGGATTGGTGCTTCCGGATGTTCCAGTCCCAAACCATGTCCCGCATGATGCGACAAACCCGGAAAGCCTCGCTGCACCAGTTGAGCGTCCACGGTTTCGAAGACGGATGCGCAGCCGGTTCCTGCGACCAATTTTGATTCGCCTGCGGTCAGCGCCGCGATACACGCCTCAGCCTGAGAGGCCTGTTCCGAAGTCGGAATTCCTACAGCCACGGTGTTCGTAAAATCACTGCGATAGCCGGCGATAACCACACTGAAATCCAGAATCATCATGTCGCCGGTCTTCAGTCGATGTTCGGTTGGGAGTCCGCCTGCCCTGAAAACATCGGCATTAGTGGCACGAAAATCTCCATAAACGATACACGGACAGCCGGCGGTCTGTTGAGCGGCCGCCTGAACGGAGATGTAAACGTCCAGTTCCGTTGCACCGGGCACTACGGCATTAAATGCGGCGGCCTGTCCCGCGGCCCCGGCATTCATGCAATTCTGTATCAATGACAGTTCATCCGGCTGCTTTGTCCGACGTAGCCGACGAATGACAGTCCCAAGTGAAGAAGATGTACTACCGACAGAGATGCTTGTTAGGGAGTTCGGGATTACTGAAGTCAGTTCAACTGACAGGCCGTCACGTTCGACCAGCAAAGCTGAGGGATCGATGGTTCGGGGATATGTGCTCAGCGCTGAAGACAGGGACAGGTGACGATTCGTCACAGAATGCTGATGGTCATACCAAGGCTGAATGATTTCCTCAGAAACGAAAACCTCACCGACAGCGGACCGACGCGTGAAGTTGTCGCAGAACAGCACTGCATGCCCGTCACGCGATAACAGGAGCATCGCGGCCTGATCCGCAGAGAAACTAATCGGATTTGTCCGGAAACCGCAGAAGTACTGCACATGTCGCGAATCACCGATCAAAGCCTGTTCAACGGTATCGGGTAATACTGACCATAAATTCTGTCGTCTTTGGCGACAGCCTTGTTCCGTAAGCATGATCGATCACAAAGTTGAGTGAAATGGTGGCGGTTGAAGTCGCTTCCGACTACAAGGTCACAATGAAGTATCGCATTGTTCTTGCCAGCCGCAATCGTAAGAAGTCTGCGGAAATTTCAGATCTTCTTGCGCCTCAGGGTTTTGAAGTGGTTCCGGTCACCGAATTTCCGCAGGTGGCTGAAGTGGTGGAAGATGGAGATTCCTTTGCAGCCAATGCTGCTAAGAAAGCCACACAGGTGGCAGTTGCGGTCGGGGAGTGGGCGATCGGAGAAGACAGCGGGTTGTGTGTCGACGCACTGAACGGCGCTCCGGGAATTTACTCTGCGCGGTTCAGCGGTGAAAACGCCACCGACGAGCGTAACAATGACAAGTTGCTGCAGGAGCTGACAGGCGTGCCTGCTGATAAACGCGATGCTGAATACGTCTGCAGCATTGTGCTTTCTGATCCGTCAGGCAGGCCGCGAGTATCGGCGGAGGGTACCTGTCGGGGGCGTATTGTCGATGAGCGACGCGGGACAGGCGGGTTTGGCTACGATCCTTTGTTTCTGATCCCGGAATTCCACAGGACTTTCGGAGAACTAAGCCCTTTGGTGAAACAGTGTCTGAGCCATCGGGCACGCGCGTTCAAAAAGTTCGTGGCCGGCATGTATGATGTTGCTTCAGATTTTCAGCTTTGAGTATCAGCAATGCGACAGCACAATACAGCACTGTCGCAGTTTTCTGCTGTTGATGCGGGATGTACGCAGCCGGTTGCAGATCGGAATGACTCCCGCACCCGCAGCAGGATTCAGTCATGAAGCATACGGCAGCTGACAGATCCTGAGTCTGCAGGCCGACGGGTGTGCGTTTGTGTCCACAGTCGACCACGGCTGCGGAAATAAAGAAATTAGCTGTAGCGTCAGCGATTGACGCCCGATCACCTGGAAGACACAGTACGCACCATATTGTTGGATTGTCACCTGTTTCGTGCATATTTGTGATCAAAGATCAGGAACGTAGTTATGGATTCGATCCGTCATGGCATGTTCATCATGCCGTTTCATGACCCGACCAAACCGTTGACTCAATGCTGTGACGAAGACCTGGAACTGATCGTCAGAGCAGATGAACTGGGATTCAGCGAATTCTGGATCGGTGAGCACCACACGATGAAGTATGAGAATATCGTGACGCCGGAGTTTCTCATTGCTCGTGCGCTGGGTGAAACGCAGCAGATCCGCATGGGACCGGCCCCGGTCTGTCTTAATCAGCACCATCCGGGAAATGTGGCCTGCCGTCTGGCGTATCTGGATCATCTGTCTAAAGGCAGACTTAACCTTTGTTTCGGTCCTGGAGCCGTCCCGACAGACCTGGAAATGTATGGCCACGAGCCAAAAGATGCCGGTGCCATGTCCATGGAAGCCGCCGACATGATTGTCCAGTTGTGGACGTCTGATCCTCCGTACCAATTGTCCGGCAGGTTCTGGGATTTCAAAATTGACGAACAACTGGACGAAGAGCACGGCATTGGGTACATACCGAAACCGCTGCAAAAGCCGTATCCCCCCATTGCAATTCCGGGGCAGTTTCGAGGTTCCTCGGCGATGAAGTTCGCCGGCAGCAGGGGCTACCAGCCATTCAATCACGGGCTGCCGGCCGCCAACGTCCTGGCTGAAATGTGGCAGATCTACGAAGACGCTGCGTTGGAGGCGGGTCATCAGCCGAAACGCTCTGACTGGCGAGTAGCACGCGCCATCTTTTTGGCAGATACGACCAAAGAAGCTCAGCAACGTGTACGTTCAAACTCAATGGGTGCCGGCTTTGAATATATTGGCGAATTGCTGGATCAAAGTCCTTTTGGACGCGCGATGTTCAAGCGGGACCTGAACATGAGCAATGCCGACTGCAATATCGATTACCTGATGGAAGAACAGATTATCGCAGGGGATGTGGACGAAGTGCTCCGTCGTCTGTTGCTTCTGATTGAAGAAATTGGTCCGTTTGGCACGCTGATTTCAATGGGGTATGACTGGGACGACAAGCAAAGCTGGGTGCACAGTATGGAGTTGTTTGCCAACGAATTGATGCCTGCCTTAAACAAAGCCATGGGGCTGGCACCGGTGAAGTAAAACGATTTTGCGTTCCATGCTCAATCTGTGACTCCGGCGATGGACCTTGCCACGGAAGAAATTAGGAAACATCTCGTATGCACACTTCTCTGCCGTATGCCGGTGCAGACTGGACACGGGATGGTCCGGGTTATGGATCCATCGGAGGAAATGCATAGGTTGGCGAGTTCACAAATCTGTCGAGATCGATCATTAGTTGTCCAACCGCACCGGGAATCAGTCGTATACGAAAGGCCGGGCCGTCTACTGTGTAAAATTGATAGGGGTAATGATCGATCTGCCGTACGTGGGTGAAGTCATGCTCGCCGAACATCCCTGCCTGCAAAACCACATCGCGAGATTCAGTCGGGTGTAGATTGACAAGCCGAATACGAAACCCCTCGGGCGTGAGGCGATCGACGAGCGCAGCAACATCCGGCGGCAGCCCGGATCGTTGACGGCCGGGATCAAAATATCGCACGCTCGTATGCAGCAGGCCCCCATGATAAATATGGTTCGGCGCACCGAGCAGCAGCTGCACAAGTCCCTCGAGTACGACCGGGTTCAGACTTTGCCAGTGATGGACGCCCTGCTGATCGGGTGTCGTTCGGTCCCTGGCAATCCGGTTTAGTCGATTCCGTGTTTCCTGAAAGCAGGCTTTGAGGACTTCCACCGGATAGTCGTCATTCTGTCCACGTACAAATGCGAGCCATTGTTCTGGATTTTCGGAGTCCCCTTTGGCTTTTGAGTAGTTCAGCTCTTTCCAGGTGGCGGGACGACTGAGTCGTTCGATCCGTTGCCAGTCTTCTTCTGCTCGCGACACAAACCAGAGTTGCACAAGGTACTTCGAATTGAACGGCTGATAATCGTGCCAGCCGTTATCGCCGTGTCGCTGCGGGACAAGCAATGTGCCGTTTTCTGACCTGGCGTGTTTGCTCACCAGGTCGATTACAGAACGCGGCAGTTCCAGATATTTCGGGTCACCGCTGACAACATAGGCATTGGTCGCGCTGATGATGGTTGATTCGAGTTGGTTGAACAGTCCGCCCGGCCATTGCCAGCCGTAATAGCCGCCCCACCATTTGCCATCCATATATTCGCCGACTTCACCCGATAGTCCGACATTGTCCGGCAGAATGCCGTTGTTCTCATGCACACGGGCAATCCACGTTTCCACATAGTCCAGAATCCACTGTTTGTATTTGGCCTCACTGGTGGCCATGTAGGCATTGAGCATCAGGCTTGTGCAGGTCAGATTGAGAGGAACATCGCCCCGCATCATCCGCTCGTTCATAGTGTTAAGGATGAACGGGAAGAGTTCGTCGTCATTCCAGGCTTCGCTTGACGTAACGTGTGGGATATCGGGGAAGGGCAGTGGGTAAGGGGTGAATCCGGGACGATGAGTGATCCAGTCTTCTGGCGTTGTGACAAAACGCGGTCCGCGACTGCCGTTGATTGGCGAACGGATCAGCTTTTTTTCCTGGTCGAAATTGGGTGCGTCCTGATTCTCTCCGGTGTAAAGGGCTGCAAACCTGACGGAACGTTGGCGAAATGTACTGTCGTCCGGATCCATCAGGCCGAACATGTAGAAGTTGGTGTATGATTCGCCGTGGTGCATCCAGTCGTAGTGGGCGTCAAATTCATTATGGACCTGACCATAGCCGGTGAACTGTCGCGTGACCCCGTTCCAAAGCCTGCGGGCCAGCGGATCGATCGATGCCGGACCACCCAGAGCGTAGTAAAGCGGGAAATTATAGAAGCTTTCGTATCCGTCATCGGACCCGTCGATTCCCGGCCATTCATCGCGCCAAATGAGTGTGCCGTCCTCCCGTGTGTACTTGTTGACGAACGTGAGCAGGGCCGGATGGAGTTGCTCCAGAATGTGTCGCTCCCAGATCGCCCAGTCCGGCGGCATCGCAGTGGTACCGATCGGGACGACCGGTATCGTCGGCTCCAGAGCGTGTGCGGCTTTGGGGACAACAACTGTGCCGATCGTCAGAACACAGATCTGCAACACCCAGACTCTCAATAGATCCATTTCCGTTTCCTTTCTGATGATGCAGCAACGAAGCCCCTGTCGGGATTCTAACCACGCACTGCGCACGCCATGCGAGCTGCCACGTCCAGTTGCGTCAGGACTGCATAGATCGCCCTGAAACTCAGACTCTATGTGAACAAGTTTACTAAACTCAGAAGTCTAATGCCGCTACGCATCGAAGGCTTGCAGCCCTCATGATTCCAATATCAAGCTGCAGCGCAATGGGATATCGATCAACACAAACTGCTTACTGATGATTCGTGAAATCCGATATGACGTACGTGTGTCCGTCCGGTTGTTATCAATAAATAGTTCTGCAATCATCTTTTCAAATCAACGTTCCAGTACCCTAGGGAATAAATCGTGAGAAAAGTTGGATCCGGTGAATTCGTTTATGAAGAAGTGAAATCGTGGGCCGGATTCCCGAAAGACTGGAAGACCGAAGATGCGCCCGCAGTGGCTGTGGATTCACTCGACCGCGTTTTCGTGCTCATTAGAAATGAAAAGGATAAGGATGGCCTGCTCATCTTTGATCGCGAAGGAAACTTCCTGAATTCATGGGGAGAAAACCTGTTTGTGAGGCCTCACGGTCTTTTTATTGGCCCGGATGATTCTGTTTACGTCGTCGACGACTGGGGCCATCGGGTTTCCAGATTCACACCAGACGGCGATGTGACGATGATGATCGATACCAGAGATCAACCGGCTGATACCGGATATGTGCGCGGTCGCCACGAAGTGGCTCGGGCCGGTCCTCCATTCAATGAACCCACTGGTTGCGCGCTCGCGCCCGGAGGTGGCCTCTATGTGTCGGACGGATATGGCAACGCTCGGATGCACAAGTTCACGTCCGATGGCAGACTGTTGCTGACGTGGGGCGAACCGGGAGACGGTCCTGGACAGTTCCGGACTCCTCACGGTGTGTTCGTTGACGGAAATGGTCTGGTGCACGTTTCCGACCGTATGAACCGTCGCGTGCAGGTATTCAGTCCACAGGGAGAGTACCTGAACGAGTGGAATGCAAATTATCCGAACAATGTGTGTATCGACGCCAGGGGATACATCTATGTCGCAGAGATGGGTGGCTTTCTTCTCTATGGGCGTCAACCTCGACTGGACAAATTACCGGCAAGGGTCACGGTGCGCGATTCGGCTGGTGCGATCCTGTCGGAATGGAGCGAAGTTGATCCGATCGGAACCGGCCAGTATTTTTGCCCGCATTCGACTGCGGTCGATTCACGAGGTGACCTCTACGTCAGTGAGGTTGCGACCTCGTATAATTTTGGTACGGCGCCGGCGGACTGGGGAGTGCTGCGCAAGTACGTGAAGGTTTGAGCAGCGAGTAACAAGGCACCTCCGTATCCTGTCAACTTAAAAATCGGTCCGGGCAGTCGATTAATCGCCCACAGAGTCGTGTAACGCCCATTTGGCAGTCCTGGACTGCGATTTTGAAAAACCAAAACAGCGATGACCAGCCACAGGGTCTGAAATCCGGATTGAGCCCCGTATGTCGTGGTCAGGAACAGTTCACCGGAACCGACAAGCGTTGCTGTGAAGATGATTGAGGGCCCGTGGAAACGAAAGCGTCTCCGGCGGTTCGCGCACTTCCGAATTCGGATTGGTGACAGGTTCTGTCATGCAACTTTCCCAACATGCGGGCAGCCGTTAGGATAGTCGAGTGTATTTGTCCCGCAACTGTGATGGAAAAACGACCTGCCAGAGGTTGCAGTGGTTCCTTCCACTCCCGCAGGCAATGGCATTCAGGAAGACAAAATTTGATGAAATGGAAACCGCTCATTATCACCGTCACCTGTGATCCACAGCTGCAGGACCCACTCAACCCGCGTACGGATGAATTACAAACAGTTGAGGCGATTGCCAGGGAATACAACGATGCCAACGCCGCCGGCGCCGTGATGGACCACGTGCACGGACTTTACTCACGAGATCCGGTTGTGCAGACTGATGGCAGACAGCTACAGGTTCCTGACATTGAGGGCACGGCTGCCATCGTTAGAAACATTCGCGAGAAATTTCCTCAGGTTGGAATCCAGCAGGGACTGGCGAGCATGCGTCCCGAACAGAAATTGGAGTTATGGGAGGCGATCAAGCCTGAAATGAGTTCATTGAATGTGAATTCGCACGACGAATACTTCGACCCTTATCCCGATCAGGTAAAACCAGTTTGCTGCTATTCTGTGCACCCGATCAATGAACTGCGACAGTATTTTCAATGGGCCAGTCAGCATGGCGTCAAGCCGGAACTGGAGTGCTTTGATACAGGGGCTTTCGATGCCATCCGGATTATTCGTGACGGTATCTTCTGGACGGACGATGGCCACCGTGAAGAGGAAACAGGACTGTTGGAAGATCCGTTGTGGTGTACCTTTTTCTTTGGGTGGCCGGGTCAGAGCTGCCAGCCGATGACAGACCTCGCCCTGTTTAATCAGATCTACCACCAGCCCGAGCGGATCAACTGGTCGATGTCGTGTATGTCGCGATGTCCCCGGGAATACTGGGCTCAGATCAATCGTGGCGTGCTGCAGAACGGGCACATCCGCGTTGGGTATGAAGACTGTGGACGACATCCCGATGGATCGTATGCGTCAACAAATGCTGATCTGGTGGACCGAGCGGTGCAAATGGCCAGGCTCGTGGGCCGCCCGATTGCGACGCCGGCCGAAGCGCGTGAAATGATTGGCCTGCGGTCCGCGTGACGGAGGGGGGCAGCCGTGCTGCGTCGAGACACATGCCAGGAGTGTGTTTCCTGAACTGGGAGACGTACGGCCGGTGATCAACGGGCAGGATGACCTTCGCTAGAGATCTCTCTTGTAAAACGCAGAGCATCGTTTCCAACCCTGGTTCCTTTTGAAGTGACCGGTTCACGATCAGGAGTTCGGCCGATCGACGTCGACGCTCCCTTGTCTGTACGACGAAACCCCCTGGAATCACTATGAAAGGCCTTAGCTGCAATTCCAATATTCTGAGCGAATTTCCTGTTGAACAGGCGATCGACCTGTTGGCCGGGCAGGGTTATGACGCAATCGACATCTGTATGGAGATTGCGCCGCCCTTTGTTCCTGTTCCCGTCCCCCATATGAGTCCCGACGATGATACAACCAAAAGGGACCGAGTCAGCAAACGATTGCAACAGGCCGGGATTGCGATTGCCGCCTTGAATGCCCATACGAATCTGTGTGCTCGAGATCCCCAGGAGCGGCAGATCAACACAAAATTCGTTACGGGCTGTCTCCAGCTGGCAGCTGACCTGGGTGCACCGACCGTGGTCACGGGGGCCGGAGGGAAAAACGCCTATGGCTATGAACAGTGGTATTTTGATTGGGCCGTCGAATCCCTTGAGCAGCTATTGCCGGTCGCCGATCGGCTGGGAATCAATCTTGCTATCGAGTCGGGGAGTCCACCTGGTTGTTTAACCTACAATATTGAGACAACCAGGCGACTGTTGTCCGTAACAGGAATGGAATCTTTGCGCGTATTGTTTGATCCGGCGCACTATCACATTCGAGGTG
This portion of the Fuerstiella sp. genome encodes:
- a CDS encoding sugar phosphate isomerase/epimerase, with product MKGLSCNSNILSEFPVEQAIDLLAGQGYDAIDICMEIAPPFVPVPVPHMSPDDDTTKRDRVSKRLQQAGIAIAALNAHTNLCARDPQERQINTKFVTGCLQLAADLGAPTVVTGAGGKNAYGYEQWYFDWAVESLEQLLPVADRLGINLAIESGSPPGCLTYNIETTRRLLSVTGMESLRVLFDPAHYHIRGDNAVEAFQSLQDRIVHVHAKDATGNPENIIFPPLGQGEIDFDRLFGAMGSAGYGGYIAMEYEAFAWDFPKEPQQVLPQEKAFLDELVTAHWR